AGTAAATGGTATTCCCAACACGAGAACCAATAATATCACTTACAGGTAGTTTATATAAGAAACTTTGTCCAAAATCACCTTTAAACGCATTGGTTATCCAATCAAAATACTGAATATACCAAGGATTATTTAATCCTGCTGCTTCACGCATTCGATCGATTGTCGCAGGGTCCATATTAGGATTAATTAATCCAGTAAACGGATCTCCCGGCATAGCTTTTGCTAATAAAAAGATAAACAGACTCAACACAAAAATTTGTGGAATCATTAATAGTACACGTCTTAATATTGTTTTCCACATATCATTGTCCTCCCCCTTCAGTTGTCTTAATTGCTGCCTGATGAGTTGGACTAATAGTTTTCAAGTCATATACACGACCATTTTCATCATAGTACTGGCTGTATAAGTCTCGGAAATCTTGTTCCACTTTTCGACGCTCTTGTTTATGCTTATCACGGTTTTCTACATCAATCTTAGGAATGGCAGACAGTAAGCGTTTTGTATAAATATGTTGTGGATTATTATAAATATCTTCACGCGTTCCGATTTCAACAAAACGACCATGATTCATAATCGCAATATTGTCACACATGTGTTTTACCACACCTAAATCGTGAGAGATAAATAAATAACTCAAATTATATTCTTCCTGAATACGTTTCATGAAGTTAAGTACCTGTGCTTGAACTGATAAGTCAAGAGCTGATACTGGCTCATCGGCAATGATTAATTTAGGATTCGTTGCAACAGCTCGTGCCACACCTAAACGTTGTCTTTGACCACCAGAAAACTCATGTGGGTACTTATATAGTGCATCTGTTGGCATACCAACAATATCTAACAAGTTTTGAACACGTTTCTTTTCTTCTTGAACAGATAAGTTTTCGAAGTTTCGAATGGGTTCAGCAATAATATCCAATACACGTTTCTTAGGATTTAAACTTGACATTGAATCTTGGAAAATCATTTGCACATCTTTATTATAGCCAATTGATTTTCTTGCTCTTTTTGAAACAACATTTGTGTTTTCAAATAAAATTTCTCCGGCTGTTGCTTTTTCAAGACCCACAATTGTTTTACCAATGGTTGATTTGCCTGAACCAGACTCTCCAACTAAACCGTATGTTTTTCCTGCTTCAATTTCAAAGTCAACACCATCAACAGCATAAACATAATCAACAACTTTATTTAAAAATCCTCCACGAATTGGGTAATGCACTTTTAAATCTTTTATTTCTATTAGTCCCATTATGCGTCACCTTCTTCTCTAAAGTGGAAATGTTTGTAACATGTGCATCGAACAAAGTGTCCTGGTTCAACTTCATGCAACGTTGGTTGTTCCTCGTGCTCATCTTCTGGTATCCAAGGAATACGAGCGGCAAATCGGCAACCTGTACGTGGCATATTTTTTAATGAAGGAACCACTCCCTCGATAACATGTAATTCAGAGTCATGTGCGTCTTCTTGTGGAATTGAGTTCAGTAACGAGCGTGTATAAGGATGTTGTGGATTAGAGAATAAAACATCAACAGGTGCTTCTTCTACAATTTGACCACCATACATAACAGCGACTCTATCTGCTGTCTCAGCTACCACACCTAAATCGTGAGTAATCAAAATAATGCCGGCTTCTGTTTCCTCTTGTAAATCTCCTAATAAGTCTAAAATTTGTGCTTGAATGGTTACATCAAGCGCAGTAGTAGGTTCATCGGCAATAATAATTGGTGGTTTACAAGAAATAGCGATAGCGATGATAACACGTTGTCTCATCCCACCGGACAATTCATGTGGATATTGTTTTGCCACACGTTCAGGATTGACAATACCTACTTGATTTAATAACTCAATCGCACGTTCAGTCCGTTGTTTTTCATCTAAATCTGTATGATAAAACAACGCTTCTGAAATTTGATCTCCTATACGCATTAATGGATTTAACGCTGACAATGGATCTTGGAAAATCATCCCGATATCATTTCCTCTAATCTTGTTATAAAGCGTTTCGGATAGACCTACAAGATTTAAATCGTTGTAGACGATATCCCCAGTAATTCTAGTATTTTTTGGATCTTGTAACCCCATTATGGTCATTGCTAATGTGCTTTTCCCACAACCAGATTCTCCAACAATTGCTAAAATTTCATTTTTGTCTAATGTAATTGACACGTCATCTACTGCATCATAAAAATTGTCTTTGATTCGAAATCCCGTATGTAAATTTCTCACGTCTAATAATTTGTTGTCAACAAACAATAGAATTCTCCTTTCTTATATTATTCCCGTACTGATTTTATTTGTACATATAACTCTTCATTTTTAATAATATCTATATACTTAATAGATGAAAACTATTAAGATATCTTATAATTATATTAGAAAACGAATGATTAAGCAATAGTTTTAATAGCAATTAAATTAATTTAAAATTAAAATTAAATGATATTAAACTCATTATATACTACTAATCTCATAATTTAAAGGTATCTTTTTGAATTTCACAAACATTCTAATACAAAAACGTTTTCAGTACCAACCTTTTAATCTTTTCTTGTAAAAATAAGTTATTTTCTTTTAAAAAATTAGGGATTTAAGTATTAATATAACTGCTTTCTCATTTTCTAATGACCTAAAGGGAAAAAATTTATTTTAGTTCTCAGCTAATCAATCGTTTCATAGAAATTCCCCATAATAGTTACATTCTCGGATATACTAACAAAGGCTTTTGGATCTGCTTTCTCCATTGCATGTTGTAGCATAGGGATTTGATCGCGCGTCAATACAGTTAATAATACTTTTTGTTCATGATGAGAAAATGCTCCTTCTGCATCATTTAAAATAGTAATACCTCGACGTATCCTAGATTGTAACTCATCTACGACAGTTTGTGGCTTACTTGTAATAATCATAACTTGCATTTTTTTTTGCTTAGTAAATACCATATCGACTACTTTGCCATTCACAAAAATAGAAAAAGCACTGTAAAATGAATATGGCCAACCAAACAAATAACCTGATGTTAAAATAATACAGGCATTAAAAATGATATTTAATGATCCAACATTTCGACCAGTTAGTTTTCTAATTGTCATACTAACAATATCTAATCCACCCGAAGATAAGCCACTACGAAGCGCTAATCCTACTCCCAAACCACATATTCCTCCACCAAAAATGGCACAAATAATAGGATCGGTCGATAACACTGTAATAGGAATAACCTGTACAAAAAAAGCTGTCATAAATACAGAAATCATCGTAAAAATAGTAAATTTTCTACTCAACATTATCCACGCTAATATAAACAGCGGAATATTTAAGCAATACAATACAACACCCATAGGCAATTCAATACCTGATACCTTTTCGGCTAACGTGACAATAATCTGCCCTAAACCTGTAATACCACTGGCATAAATATGTCCAGGTCTCCAAAATAAATTTAGTGCAATTGCTTGTAAAATACCATTAACAACAGCCATAGAAACTTTTTCCATA
This genomic stretch from Vagococcus sp. CY52-2 harbors:
- a CDS encoding ABC transporter ATP-binding protein — protein: MFVDNKLLDVRNLHTGFRIKDNFYDAVDDVSITLDKNEILAIVGESGCGKSTLAMTIMGLQDPKNTRITGDIVYNDLNLVGLSETLYNKIRGNDIGMIFQDPLSALNPLMRIGDQISEALFYHTDLDEKQRTERAIELLNQVGIVNPERVAKQYPHELSGGMRQRVIIAIAISCKPPIIIADEPTTALDVTIQAQILDLLGDLQEETEAGIILITHDLGVVAETADRVAVMYGGQIVEEAPVDVLFSNPQHPYTRSLLNSIPQEDAHDSELHVIEGVVPSLKNMPRTGCRFAARIPWIPEDEHEEQPTLHEVEPGHFVRCTCYKHFHFREEGDA
- a CDS encoding YitT family protein — protein: MSDNGYMEKVSMAVVNGILQAIALNLFWRPGHIYASGITGLGQIIVTLAEKVSGIELPMGVVLYCLNIPLFILAWIMLSRKFTIFTMISVFMTAFFVQVIPITVLSTDPIICAIFGGGICGLGVGLALRSGLSSGGLDIVSMTIRKLTGRNVGSLNIIFNACIILTSGYLFGWPYSFYSAFSIFVNGKVVDMVFTKQKKMQVMIITSKPQTVVDELQSRIRRGITILNDAEGAFSHHEQKVLLTVLTRDQIPMLQHAMEKADPKAFVSISENVTIMGNFYETID
- a CDS encoding ATP-binding cassette domain-containing protein; this translates as MMGLIEIKDLKVHYPIRGGFLNKVVDYVYAVDGVDFEIEAGKTYGLVGESGSGKSTIGKTIVGLEKATAGEILFENTNVVSKRARKSIGYNKDVQMIFQDSMSSLNPKKRVLDIIAEPIRNFENLSVQEEKKRVQNLLDIVGMPTDALYKYPHEFSGGQRQRLGVARAVATNPKLIIADEPVSALDLSVQAQVLNFMKRIQEEYNLSYLFISHDLGVVKHMCDNIAIMNHGRFVEIGTREDIYNNPQHIYTKRLLSAIPKIDVENRDKHKQERRKVEQDFRDLYSQYYDENGRVYDLKTISPTHQAAIKTTEGGGQ